A window of Natrinema salifodinae contains these coding sequences:
- a CDS encoding PUA domain-containing protein, which translates to MSDPTNGSAGLPELRTIADYQFGAGAGAALFPPDESLTIKRTTSGRPQQILAERGRIVSFGTDGRFTLGLEGGRRLDAALDHPAYRVVVDDESEPFVRDEKNVFAKFVLEAGAEIRPGDEVLIVHERGELLAVGTAQLAAGAIADFDTGMAVNVREGAPADG; encoded by the coding sequence ATGAGTGACCCGACTAACGGGAGCGCGGGCCTGCCGGAGCTCCGGACCATCGCGGACTACCAGTTCGGCGCGGGTGCTGGCGCGGCGCTGTTCCCGCCCGACGAATCGCTGACGATCAAACGGACCACCTCGGGCCGTCCCCAGCAGATCCTCGCCGAGCGGGGCCGGATCGTCTCCTTCGGGACCGACGGCCGCTTTACGCTCGGCCTCGAGGGCGGGCGTCGGCTCGACGCCGCGCTCGACCACCCCGCCTATCGCGTCGTCGTCGATGACGAAAGCGAACCGTTCGTCCGCGACGAGAAGAACGTCTTCGCGAAGTTTGTCCTCGAGGCCGGCGCGGAGATCCGGCCAGGCGACGAGGTCCTGATCGTCCACGAGCGCGGCGAGTTGCTCGCGGTCGGGACGGCCCAACTCGCCGCGGGCGCGATTGCGGACTTCG
- a CDS encoding LabA-like NYN domain-containing protein, with the protein MTEIHPGQRVAVLVDAQNLYHTAQSLHSRNIDYSALLDKAVQDRQLTRAIAYVIRADAPEEESFFEALVDIGFEPKIKDIKTFSDGTKKADWDVGMSLDAVTLANHVDTIVLCTGDGDFSRLCSHLRHEGVRVEVMAFESSTAEELVEEADSFLDLGERHETFLL; encoded by the coding sequence GTGACCGAAATTCATCCCGGCCAGCGCGTCGCCGTCCTCGTCGACGCCCAGAACCTCTATCACACCGCACAGAGCCTCCACAGCCGCAACATCGACTACTCCGCGCTGCTCGATAAGGCCGTCCAGGATCGCCAGCTTACCCGCGCGATCGCCTACGTCATTCGCGCGGACGCACCGGAAGAAGAGAGCTTCTTCGAGGCGTTGGTCGATATCGGCTTCGAGCCGAAGATCAAGGACATCAAGACCTTCTCCGACGGGACCAAGAAGGCCGACTGGGACGTCGGCATGAGCCTCGACGCGGTGACGCTCGCGAATCACGTCGACACGATCGTCCTCTGTACGGGCGACGGCGACTTTTCGCGGCTCTGCTCGCACCTGCGCCACGAGGGCGTCCGCGTCGAAGTGATGGCCTTCGAGTCCTCGACGGCCGAGGAACTCGTCGAAGAGGCCGACTCCTTCCTCGACCTCGGCGAGCGCCACGAGACGTTCCTGCTGTAA